The following nucleotide sequence is from Candidatus Obscuribacterales bacterium.
TCAGCGCAGTCACATAATCTGGGGTTTGCTCAAGAGCTTCTTTATATTGGCGAATGGCTAGGTCATACTGCTCTTGGGCCGCGTAGGAGAAACCCAAGGCATTGTAGACCACTGCAATATTCTCCGCGCCCTTCAAGTCCTTACATTTCAGGGCTTT
It contains:
- a CDS encoding tetratricopeptide repeat protein; this translates as KALKCKDLKGAENIAVVYNALGFSYAAQEQYDLAIRQYKEALEQTPDYVTALNNLAYAYEKKQLIAQALETYAEALKYDPTNSIAKRRAESLSKRVTPSSAS